From Scleropages formosus chromosome 9, fSclFor1.1, whole genome shotgun sequence, one genomic window encodes:
- the oma1 gene encoding metalloendopeptidase OMA1, mitochondrial isoform X2 — protein sequence MRQATWQRRWQLAAGGAGLLLLLAIFFLTHLDEAPIVGRARLLVCSREEFLDLARQMSEVYMEMFKDSLISPDDPRHKVVETVVKLLVQKNQDVAEIATMPWNVHIVENSTINAFVLPNGAVFLFTGMLEAVADIHQLTFVLAHEMAHALIGHAAEKTSMSHVVDFLSFIFLTAIWLVCPRDSLAVLGQWIQSQLMQFMFDRPYSRKLELEADQVGLQLAAKICADVRAAPVFWKQMELLDQLTGKDIPEWLSTHPSHKNRANQLDRLVPQALKLRASCNCPALPAQDPLVVFSTSVHKLLEAQQEKQTQLLPLNQDSNPQLHFDLSQKAKKRSVQRSGVP from the exons ATGCGACAGGCAACGTGGCAGCGCAGATGGCAGCTGGCAGCCGGGGGGGCGGGTCTGCTCTTGCTTCTGGCCattttctttctcactcacCTGGACGAGGCACCCATCGTAGGACGTGCACGCCTGCTGGTTTGCAGCCGGGAGGAGTTCCTGGACCTAGCCAGGCAGATGTCAGAAGTG TACATGGAGATGTTCAAAGATTCCTTAATTTCCCCGGATGACCCAAGACACAAAGTGGTGGAGACTGTGGTTAAATTATTGGTGCAGAAGAACCAGGATGTTGCAGAAATTGCCACCATGCCTTGGAATGTCCATATTGTGGAAAATTCCACCATCAATGCCTTTGTGCTGCCG AATGGGGCTGTGTTCCTCTTTACTGGCATGTTGGAGGCTGTAGCCGACATACATCAGCTTACCTTCGTCCTGGCTCATGAAATGGCCCACGCTCTGATTGGTCACGCT GCGGAGAAGACCAGCATGTCTCATGTAGTGGACTTCCTGTCCTTCATCTTCCTCACAGCCATTTGGCTTGTGTGTCCACGGGATAGCCTCGCTGTACTGGGCCAGTGGATACAGAGCCAACTGATGCAG TTTATGTTTGATCGCCCATACAGCAGGAAACTGGAATTGGAAGCTGACCAAGTGGGACTGCAATTGGCTGCTAAG ATTTGTGCTGATGTACGGGCTGCACCTGTGTTCTGGAAGCAGATGGAGCTTTTGGATCAGCTGACGGGGAAAGACATCCCAGAATGGCTGTCTACTCACCCATCCCACAAGAACCGAGCCAACCAGCTGGACCGCCTGGTGCCACAG GCCCTGAAGTTGAGGGCGAGCTGTAACTGCCCTGCCCTCCCAGCTCAAGATCCCCTTGTCGTGTTCTCCACAAGTGTACACAAACTGCTGGAAGCTCAACAGGAGAAACAAACGCAGCTTTTGCCCCTGAACCAGGATTCAAATCCTCagctacactttgatcttagccaaaaggccaagAAGCGATCAGTTCAGCGGAGTGGTGTCCCATAG
- the oma1 gene encoding metalloendopeptidase OMA1, mitochondrial isoform X1: MRLVAPFPETPLLAARLGLLTGSPLQRAPVTYVSPCTKVQRFHTSAPLRALPAPIVWLVLKPLQKLLAIVLGRSIRKWWASLPPNRRELMRQATWQRRWQLAAGGAGLLLLLAIFFLTHLDEAPIVGRARLLVCSREEFLDLARQMSEVYMEMFKDSLISPDDPRHKVVETVVKLLVQKNQDVAEIATMPWNVHIVENSTINAFVLPNGAVFLFTGMLEAVADIHQLTFVLAHEMAHALIGHAAEKTSMSHVVDFLSFIFLTAIWLVCPRDSLAVLGQWIQSQLMQFMFDRPYSRKLELEADQVGLQLAAKICADVRAAPVFWKQMELLDQLTGKDIPEWLSTHPSHKNRANQLDRLVPQALKLRASCNCPALPAQDPLVVFSTSVHKLLEAQQEKQTQLLPLNQDSNPQLHFDLSQKAKKRSVQRSGVP, translated from the exons ATGCGTCTTGTTGCTCCGTTCCCTGAAACTCCACTCCTTGCGGCTAGATTGGGACTCCTTACTGGTAGTCCGTTGCAGAGGGCGCCTGTCACATATGTTTCCCCATGTACAAAAGTGCAACGCTTCCACACCTCCGCTCCCCTCAGGGCCCTGCCTGCCCCCATTGTGTGGCTGGTCCTCAAACCACTGCAGAAGCTACTGGCCATTGTTTTGGGCAG GAGTATTAGGAAATGGTGGGCATCTCTACCTCCCAATCGGCGGGAGCTCATGCGACAGGCAACGTGGCAGCGCAGATGGCAGCTGGCAGCCGGGGGGGCGGGTCTGCTCTTGCTTCTGGCCattttctttctcactcacCTGGACGAGGCACCCATCGTAGGACGTGCACGCCTGCTGGTTTGCAGCCGGGAGGAGTTCCTGGACCTAGCCAGGCAGATGTCAGAAGTG TACATGGAGATGTTCAAAGATTCCTTAATTTCCCCGGATGACCCAAGACACAAAGTGGTGGAGACTGTGGTTAAATTATTGGTGCAGAAGAACCAGGATGTTGCAGAAATTGCCACCATGCCTTGGAATGTCCATATTGTGGAAAATTCCACCATCAATGCCTTTGTGCTGCCG AATGGGGCTGTGTTCCTCTTTACTGGCATGTTGGAGGCTGTAGCCGACATACATCAGCTTACCTTCGTCCTGGCTCATGAAATGGCCCACGCTCTGATTGGTCACGCT GCGGAGAAGACCAGCATGTCTCATGTAGTGGACTTCCTGTCCTTCATCTTCCTCACAGCCATTTGGCTTGTGTGTCCACGGGATAGCCTCGCTGTACTGGGCCAGTGGATACAGAGCCAACTGATGCAG TTTATGTTTGATCGCCCATACAGCAGGAAACTGGAATTGGAAGCTGACCAAGTGGGACTGCAATTGGCTGCTAAG ATTTGTGCTGATGTACGGGCTGCACCTGTGTTCTGGAAGCAGATGGAGCTTTTGGATCAGCTGACGGGGAAAGACATCCCAGAATGGCTGTCTACTCACCCATCCCACAAGAACCGAGCCAACCAGCTGGACCGCCTGGTGCCACAG GCCCTGAAGTTGAGGGCGAGCTGTAACTGCCCTGCCCTCCCAGCTCAAGATCCCCTTGTCGTGTTCTCCACAAGTGTACACAAACTGCTGGAAGCTCAACAGGAGAAACAAACGCAGCTTTTGCCCCTGAACCAGGATTCAAATCCTCagctacactttgatcttagccaaaaggccaagAAGCGATCAGTTCAGCGGAGTGGTGTCCCATAG